A window of Microbispora hainanensis genomic DNA:
AAGATCGGGTTATGACCTCCGTCCTGGGCGAAGAACCGCTGTCTTTGACGCACGAGCTCGATCTCCTGGCCTTCGGTCAGCGGCTCAAGCACCTGCGCAAGCAGCGCGGTCTCACGCTCTCCGAGCTCGGCGAGCGCGTCGGGCGTGCGCCCAGCCAGCTGTCGCTGCTGGAGAACGGCAAGCGCGAGCCCAAGCTCTCGCTGCTGAAGTCGCTCGCCGCCGCGCTGAACGTGCCGGTGGAGGAGCTGCTGCGCAGGCAGGCGCCGAACCGGCGGGCCCAGCTGGAGATCGCCCTGGAGGAGGCCCAGCGTGACCCGCTTTACGCGGGCCTGGGACTGAGCAGGCTCAAGGTCTCCTCACGGGTGCCCAACGAGGTGCTCGAACACATCCTCGGCCTGTTCGAGGAGCTCAAGGCCAGGGAGGCGAAGGGTACGGCCACGCCGGAGGAGGCGCGGGCCGCCAACGCCGAGCTGCGGCGCAAGCAGCGCGAGCTGGGCAACTACTTCGAGGAGATCGAGAAGGCCGCAGCCGAGGCCCTGACCGCCGTCGGTTACCGGACCGGCGCGCTGTCGGAGAGCACCGTCCAGGCGCTGGTGTCGCACTTCGGGTTCACCGTGCACACCGCGCCCGACCTGCCGCGCTCGGCGCGGTCGGTGACCGATCTGCGCAACCGCCGCATCTACGTCAAACGCCAGCAGCTCGGCATGCACACGCCGCGCACCGTGCTGCTGCAGACGCTCGGGCACATCGCGCTCCAGCACCACAAGCCGCGCGACTTCGCCGACTTCCTGCGCCAGCGGGTGGAGGCCAACTACTTCGCCGCCGCCGTCCTCGTGCCCGAGGCGGCGGCCGTGCCGTACCTGCGGGAGGCCAAGCAGGACAAGGCGCTGTCGGTGGAGGACCTGCGCGACGTGTTCGCGGTGTCCTACGAGATGGCGGCGCACCGGTTCACCAACATCGCCACCCGCCATCTCGACATCGTCTGTCACTTCGTGCGCAACGACGCCGGAGGGATCATCTACAAGGCGTACGAGAACGACGGGATCGTCTTCCCCGCCGACGAGCAGGGGGCGATCGAGGGCCAGCGGATGTGCCAGCAGTGGTCGGGCCGCCAGGTGTTCCTCTCGCCCGACCGGTTCTCGGTGTACTACCAATACTCCGACTCGCCCACCGGCACGTACTTCTGCATCGCCCACGTGGACCCGTCGCAGGAGAAGGACTTCGCGATCACGCTGGGCGTGCCCTACCGGGAGTCGCGCTGGTTCCGCGGGCGCGAGACCACCCACCGCACCCGCTCGAACTGCCCGAACGGCGAGTGCTGCCGCCGCCCGCCGGCCGAGCTCGCGCAGCGCTGGGAGGGCTACGCCTGGCCGTCGGCCCGCGCCAACTCCCATGTGCTCGCCGCGCTGCCGCCCGGGTCGTTCCCCGGCGTCGACGAGGCCGACGTGTACGCGTTCCTGGAGCGCCACGCCGCCAGCGGCTGACGGGCGACGGCTCGCGGATGAAAGTTTCACGACATCCCATCGATGCGGGGTGACAACGTCAGGGAAGATGTCCAAGCGGTGCCGGGGCGATGCCCGGCCGTCCGAGACATCACATCTTTGCCCTTGACGGCGAAGCCTTCTTCACATTGACTCCGCATTACCGTCAAACCGCGAATCGGTGTCGGGCGTCGATTGATGTTAGCGCTAACACTGCCTGGCCGGGCCTACTGTGTCGCCGCCGTCCGCTCATGATTCCTGATCGAGAGGAGAAGGCATCATGGTTTTGGGAAGCCTGAGAAGGGCGCTCGCAGCCGGGGCCAGCGCGGTGATCGCCGCCGGCCTGCTGGCCGGCCTTTCCGCACCGTCCGAGGCCGCCACGCAGGGGCCGTGCGACATCTACGCCGCGGGCGGCACGCCGTGCGTGGCGGCGCACAGCACGACCCGCGCTCTGTATGGCAACTACAACGGCCCGCTTTACCAGGTGCGCCGTTCCTCCGACAACGCCACCCGCGACATCGGCGTGCTGAGCGCGGGCGGCGTCGCCAACGCCGCGACGCAGGACTCGTTCTGCGCCGGCACCACCTGCGTGATCACGATCATCTACGACCAGTCCGGCCGCAACAACCGCCTCACCCAGGCGCCTCCCGGCTACTGGAAGGGCCCTGCCGCGGGCGGATGGGACAACCTCGCTGACGCGAAGGCGGCCCCGATCACCATCGGCGGCCAGAAGGCGTACGGCGTCCGCGTGGAGCCCGGCACGGGCTACCGCAACAACAACACCAACGGTGTCGCGACCGGCGACCAGCCCGAGGGCATCTACGCCGTCGTCGACGGCACGCACTACAACCAGTGGTGCTGCTTCGACTACGGCAACGCGCAGACGGACGGCCAGGCCGACGCCCCCGCCATCATGGAGACGGTCTACTTCGGCGCCGACAAGCAGTGGGGCTACGGGTCCGGAGCCGGTCCCTGGATCATGGCCGATCTGGAGTGGGGACTGTTCTCCGGGGTGAACGCGGGCTACAACGACCTCGCACCCATCAACCACCGCTTCGTCACCGCCATCGTCAAGGGCGAGCCGAACCACTGGGCGATCCGGGGCGGCGACGCGCAGTCGGGCGGCCTGACGACCTATTTCGACGGACGTCGCCCCAACGGCTACAACCCGATGAAGAAGGAAGGCGCCATCCTGCTCGGCATCGGCGGCGACAACAGCGTCTCCGGGCGCGGCACCTTCTACGAGGGCGTGCTGACCTCCGGCTATCCGACGGAGGCCACCGAAAACGCCGTACAGGCGAACATCGCCGCCGCCGGCTACGCGACGGCGGGAGGCGGCGGCCCGCAGCAGAACGCCGAGATCGTCGGTGGCCAGTCCGGCCGTTGCGTCGACGTGCCGAACGCCGGCACCACCAACGGCACCCAGGTCCAGCTGTG
This region includes:
- a CDS encoding helix-turn-helix domain-containing protein, encoding MTSVLGEEPLSLTHELDLLAFGQRLKHLRKQRGLTLSELGERVGRAPSQLSLLENGKREPKLSLLKSLAAALNVPVEELLRRQAPNRRAQLEIALEEAQRDPLYAGLGLSRLKVSSRVPNEVLEHILGLFEELKAREAKGTATPEEARAANAELRRKQRELGNYFEEIEKAAAEALTAVGYRTGALSESTVQALVSHFGFTVHTAPDLPRSARSVTDLRNRRIYVKRQQLGMHTPRTVLLQTLGHIALQHHKPRDFADFLRQRVEANYFAAAVLVPEAAAVPYLREAKQDKALSVEDLRDVFAVSYEMAAHRFTNIATRHLDIVCHFVRNDAGGIIYKAYENDGIVFPADEQGAIEGQRMCQQWSGRQVFLSPDRFSVYYQYSDSPTGTYFCIAHVDPSQEKDFAITLGVPYRESRWFRGRETTHRTRSNCPNGECCRRPPAELAQRWEGYAWPSARANSHVLAALPPGSFPGVDEADVYAFLERHAASG
- a CDS encoding arabinofuranosidase catalytic domain-containing protein, whose product is MVLGSLRRALAAGASAVIAAGLLAGLSAPSEAATQGPCDIYAAGGTPCVAAHSTTRALYGNYNGPLYQVRRSSDNATRDIGVLSAGGVANAATQDSFCAGTTCVITIIYDQSGRNNRLTQAPPGYWKGPAAGGWDNLADAKAAPITIGGQKAYGVRVEPGTGYRNNNTNGVATGDQPEGIYAVVDGTHYNQWCCFDYGNAQTDGQADAPAIMETVYFGADKQWGYGSGAGPWIMADLEWGLFSGVNAGYNDLAPINHRFVTAIVKGEPNHWAIRGGDAQSGGLTTYFDGRRPNGYNPMKKEGAILLGIGGDNSVSGRGTFYEGVLTSGYPTEATENAVQANIAAAGYATAGGGGPQQNAEIVGGQSGRCVDVPNAGTTNGTQVQLWDCNGQTNQRWTYTSGKQLQVYGNKCLDAYNQGTTNGTQVIIWDCNGQTNQQWNLNGNGTITGVQSGLCLDANGAATANGTKLILWSCNGQDNQRWSLRS